The Arthrobacter sp. D5-1 genome segment ACCGGCGGACACATCAACCACTCCGTTTTCTGGAACAACATTTCCCCGGACGGCGGCGACAAGCCCGAAGGTGAGCTCGCAGCAGCCATCGATGACGCCTTTGGTTCGTTCGACGCTTTCCGTGCGCAGTTCAGCGCTGCCGCACTTGGCTTGCAGGGTTCCGGCTGGGCTTTCCTGGCCTACGAGCCCATCGGTGGCAACCTGCTCATCGAGCAGCTCTACGATCAGCAGGGCAACGTTGCAGTAGGTACCACGCCGCTCCTGATGCTGGACATGTGGGAGCACGCCTTCTACCTGGACTACGTCAACGTCAAGGCTGACTACGTCAAGGCCTTCTGGAACATCGTCAACTGGGCGGACGTTGCAAAGCGCTTCGAAGCCGCGCGCGCCAACGCCACGGGCCTCATCGTCCTTTAGTTGGTGAGCCCCGGTTCACGCCGATGTAACAAAAGTCACTTTTTGCGTGAATTGGGGCCAAATGCTGGAAAGCCTGCCTCCGCAGTTGCGGGGGCAGGCTTAGTTAAACGTAAGATGGATCACGGAAGGCGGTTAGCCTTCAGCAACGTGGCTGGTCGCCCTCCGATCTGATAATCACCTCTGCCCAAAGACGTGCGGGGTCTGTTGGTTGGAAATAATAAATCCGACTCACTAGGCGTGCTTGCAAGAGCACCAAGGAGATTGACACATAGTGACCACCCGTATTGGTATCAACGGCTTCGGCCGCATCGGCCGTAACTACTTCCGCGCAGCACTGGCCCAGGGCGCAGACCTTGAGATCGTCGCCGTCAACGACCTCACCAGCCCCGAGACTCTCGCCCACCTCCT includes the following:
- a CDS encoding superoxide dismutase encodes the protein MTEYVLPELGYDYAALEPHISAKIMELHHSKHHAAYVAGANNALSQLADAREKGDYANINRLSKDLAFHTGGHINHSVFWNNISPDGGDKPEGELAAAIDDAFGSFDAFRAQFSAAALGLQGSGWAFLAYEPIGGNLLIEQLYDQQGNVAVGTTPLLMLDMWEHAFYLDYVNVKADYVKAFWNIVNWADVAKRFEAARANATGLIVL